In one Catenovulum adriaticum genomic region, the following are encoded:
- a CDS encoding oxidoreductase, whose translation MQNQTAIKIAVIGFGNSAKTFHLPFIRNNDAFELVAVSSSKEAEVAKACPNIKCYPDAETLIHQTQAQVVVITAPNHVHFSLAKLALEHNKHVILEKPMANTSAEAQQLVDIAKTQNRLLTIYQNRRWDGDFLTVKKLLAENKLGEVKYFESHFDRFRPVVETRWREEAGIGNGIWYDLGAHLIDQALHLFGQPTAVTGRVLAARDHAKAADYCHVQLHYSTHEVVVHASALSAAPNQRFRLDGTQGSYIKYGLDPQENQLKANMTPADEAYGVESQADFGTLYTADSQKSVVTQNGRYQDFYSHMAQAIKGEAKVPVAAEDIVNVIKVIELANESQTSGKTLKLT comes from the coding sequence ATGCAAAATCAAACAGCGATTAAAATTGCGGTCATTGGATTTGGTAATTCAGCTAAGACTTTTCATTTACCTTTTATTCGCAACAACGATGCATTTGAGCTAGTTGCGGTTAGTAGCTCAAAAGAAGCAGAAGTTGCCAAGGCGTGCCCCAATATTAAATGTTACCCAGATGCTGAAACACTAATTCATCAAACACAAGCACAAGTAGTAGTGATAACAGCGCCTAATCATGTTCATTTTAGTTTAGCTAAACTGGCTTTAGAGCATAATAAACACGTTATTCTAGAAAAGCCTATGGCCAACACCAGTGCTGAAGCTCAGCAATTAGTGGATATTGCAAAAACACAAAACCGTTTATTAACAATTTATCAAAATCGACGTTGGGATGGTGATTTTTTAACGGTTAAAAAATTATTAGCAGAAAATAAATTAGGTGAAGTGAAATATTTTGAATCTCACTTTGACCGTTTCAGACCCGTGGTTGAAACACGCTGGCGAGAAGAAGCGGGCATAGGCAATGGAATTTGGTACGACTTAGGTGCACATTTAATTGATCAGGCGCTTCATTTATTTGGACAGCCAACAGCTGTAACAGGTCGAGTATTGGCTGCGCGTGATCATGCAAAAGCGGCTGATTATTGCCATGTTCAATTGCATTACTCAACCCACGAAGTGGTTGTACATGCCAGCGCTTTATCAGCCGCACCCAATCAAAGGTTTAGGCTAGATGGTACGCAAGGCAGCTATATAAAATATGGTTTAGACCCGCAAGAAAACCAATTAAAAGCAAATATGACACCAGCTGATGAAGCGTATGGGGTAGAAAGTCAGGCAGACTTTGGCACTTTGTATACCGCAGATTCACAAAAAAGTGTGGTCACTCAAAATGGCCGTTATCAAGATTTTTACAGCCACATGGCACAGGCAATTAAAGGCGAAGCAAAAGTGCCAGTCGCAGCCGAAGATATTGTGAATGTAATTAAAGTTATTGAATTAGCTAATGAAAGCCAAACAAGCGGAAAAACATTAAAGCTAACTTGA
- the rlmF gene encoding 23S rRNA (adenine(1618)-N(6))-methyltransferase RlmF has translation MLPLIMHPNNLHQARYPIEKLVAVCSQLKKHIKLTPNNEKTIDFSQPEAVFWLNKALLQYYYKIDFWQLPKGYLCPPIPGRADYLHYVADLLASSTENQQIPRGKQVKVVDIGTGANCIYPLLGEALFGWQFIATDIDPVSVKNATQLLTQNKCISQVKQQTSSNLIFEGILNKENVFATMCNPPFYQSLKQAEQVNLRKQQKLNQNRLKKGLPALKLVKGRNFGGQQAELWCEGGELTFLTTMINESKKYASQVKWFTSLVSDKANLFPLKRRLKELNAKQIKEINMGQGQKISRILVWQF, from the coding sequence ATGTTGCCCTTAATTATGCATCCCAATAATCTTCACCAAGCGCGTTATCCAATTGAAAAATTAGTTGCCGTTTGTTCGCAATTAAAAAAACATATTAAACTAACGCCTAATAATGAAAAAACAATTGATTTTTCACAACCAGAAGCAGTGTTTTGGTTAAATAAAGCGTTACTTCAGTATTATTATAAAATCGATTTTTGGCAGCTGCCTAAAGGTTATCTTTGTCCGCCTATTCCCGGGCGGGCCGATTATTTGCACTATGTGGCGGATTTATTAGCCAGCTCTACCGAAAATCAGCAAATTCCTAGGGGCAAACAGGTTAAAGTTGTTGATATTGGCACGGGGGCAAATTGTATTTATCCGTTATTGGGTGAAGCTTTATTTGGTTGGCAGTTTATTGCAACCGACATTGACCCTGTGTCGGTTAAAAATGCGACTCAATTATTAACTCAAAATAAGTGTATCAGTCAGGTTAAACAGCAAACGAGCTCAAATCTAATTTTTGAAGGCATATTGAATAAAGAGAATGTGTTTGCCACTATGTGTAATCCACCTTTTTATCAGTCATTAAAACAAGCCGAGCAAGTTAATTTACGTAAACAACAAAAATTAAATCAAAACCGCCTTAAAAAAGGCTTACCTGCGTTAAAGTTAGTAAAAGGTCGTAACTTTGGTGGACAACAAGCCGAACTCTGGTGCGAGGGGGGTGAACTAACGTTTTTAACTACTATGATCAATGAGAGCAAAAAATATGCAAGCCAAGTAAAGTGGTTTACTAGTTTAGTTTCAGACAAAGCAAATCTGTTTCCACTTAAGCGTCGCTTAAAAGAGCTTAACGCAAAACAGATAAAAGAGATAAATATGGGGCAAGGGCAAAAAATTAGTCGAATTTTGGTTTGGCAGTTTTAA
- a CDS encoding DUF3083 family protein: MSIIRKRSAQHKLYIPANTRENQYLLAKFELSDALIKKYSDAKQGDNYQACYENMAKTFFDICADLGLESCQFVANDKFIRVRYSPERLTSQTEQQILFLYSPCYHFNSSSYFDADKRAKKIKLLFLANGRDIRANSAHFHKKVEDAISQFSAKTGLAENSVRVCDHQHLTFDLFAKEKGHDGTQAHKLRSIRNRFKVDEVELPEVIDAQSYAVIDMPISRRIREMADIDKSAEDVYNPLYTMISEAFINSAKEHNLNNGYMLANDLVPVVRSQDEESLSKDGELFRIGYNPKQEVCGYTCKWSAKKLADSVQFVFVAAESDMTSYGYGKHFNQILSTMRAMANKLDFVNDTESMSVRLHQHIGFYK, encoded by the coding sequence ATGTCAATTATCAGAAAACGAAGCGCTCAACATAAACTTTATATTCCTGCAAATACGCGTGAAAACCAGTATCTCCTTGCTAAATTTGAACTTAGCGATGCATTAATTAAAAAATATTCAGACGCTAAACAAGGCGACAATTATCAAGCTTGCTATGAAAACATGGCAAAAACCTTTTTTGATATTTGTGCAGACTTAGGTCTAGAAAGCTGTCAATTTGTTGCTAATGATAAATTTATCCGTGTGCGTTACAGCCCTGAACGCTTAACCTCACAAACCGAACAACAAATTTTATTTTTATATAGCCCTTGTTATCACTTTAATTCAAGCAGTTATTTTGATGCAGACAAACGCGCTAAAAAAATTAAATTGTTATTTTTAGCTAACGGCCGTGACATCAGAGCAAACTCTGCTCATTTTCATAAAAAAGTCGAAGATGCTATTAGTCAATTTAGCGCTAAAACGGGTTTAGCCGAAAACTCAGTTCGGGTTTGTGATCACCAACATTTAACCTTTGATTTATTTGCTAAAGAAAAAGGCCACGACGGCACTCAAGCACATAAATTACGCTCTATCCGAAACCGTTTTAAAGTGGATGAAGTTGAATTACCTGAAGTGATTGACGCTCAAAGTTATGCGGTAATAGATATGCCAATTAGCCGACGCATTCGTGAAATGGCAGATATAGATAAAAGCGCAGAAGATGTATACAACCCGCTTTATACTATGATTTCTGAAGCTTTTATTAACAGCGCTAAAGAACACAATTTAAATAACGGTTATATGTTGGCAAACGACTTAGTACCAGTGGTTCGTAGCCAAGATGAAGAGAGCTTAAGTAAAGATGGTGAGCTATTTAGAATTGGTTATAACCCTAAACAAGAAGTTTGTGGTTATACCTGTAAATGGTCAGCCAAAAAACTCGCTGATAGCGTTCAATTTGTCTTTGTTGCTGCTGAATCTGATATGACCAGCTATGGTTATGGTAAGCATTTTAATCAAATTTTATCAACCATGCGTGCAATGGCAAATAAGTTAGATTTTGTAAATGATACTGAAAGTATGTCTGTTCGTTTACATCAACACATTGGTTTTTATAAATAA
- a CDS encoding ABC transporter permease yields MLSVIYKKEWLELTRDKKTLMFMILLPMLIFPAIFGSLALFAVKTIEESQTRPLNYLIIGAKSDNPIHQALANASGIQAAKSTVLAENNLPENQLNSDSKTWQQALKNQSIDFVLIINADFETKLKQYQQNIWQLHFYNTDGMRAVASRVVPIINQLNAQLTEQTLAEFKLTPIQSQAIIKPIKVEQINIAQKKENLGSQLGGFLTYILLPLCLLGAMYPAIDMGAGEKERGTLESLIITPVSATEIVLAKYLTICSASFLAALMAILSFMLWGFIFAQGLAIQFVIDLVGTLGISDLFFALLMLCPLVFFISAVVLSISIYAKSFKEAQNFMGPLSLLVFIPLIVAMLPGIKLSWGWAMVPISNVALAVKEILKGHAEFGMLSIIWLSQLGLAAVMLGFCIYCFNKESVLFRT; encoded by the coding sequence ATGTTAAGTGTGATTTATAAAAAAGAATGGCTTGAATTAACACGCGATAAAAAAACACTCATGTTTATGATTTTGTTACCTATGTTGATCTTTCCTGCTATTTTTGGTTCTTTGGCTTTGTTTGCCGTTAAAACGATAGAAGAGTCCCAAACTCGACCGCTGAATTACTTAATCATAGGCGCTAAATCTGATAATCCAATCCATCAAGCATTGGCAAATGCCTCCGGTATACAGGCAGCTAAATCGACTGTTTTAGCTGAAAATAATCTTCCTGAAAACCAACTTAATTCAGATTCTAAAACATGGCAGCAAGCACTCAAAAATCAAAGTATCGATTTTGTTTTAATAATCAATGCCGACTTTGAAACCAAATTAAAACAATATCAGCAAAATATTTGGCAATTACATTTTTATAATACCGATGGTATGCGCGCCGTGGCAAGTCGAGTTGTGCCCATTATTAACCAGTTGAATGCCCAGTTAACTGAACAAACGCTGGCTGAATTTAAACTAACGCCAATACAAAGCCAGGCGATTATTAAGCCCATTAAGGTAGAGCAAATAAATATCGCGCAAAAGAAAGAAAATTTAGGTAGTCAATTAGGCGGTTTTTTAACTTATATATTGCTGCCGCTTTGTTTATTGGGTGCTATGTATCCAGCAATTGATATGGGCGCTGGTGAAAAAGAGCGAGGTACTTTGGAGTCATTAATTATCACGCCTGTTAGTGCCACTGAAATCGTATTAGCTAAATATTTAACGATTTGCAGTGCATCGTTTTTAGCGGCATTAATGGCTATTTTAAGTTTTATGTTGTGGGGATTTATATTTGCGCAAGGGTTAGCCATTCAATTTGTGATTGATTTGGTTGGTACTTTAGGCATAAGCGATTTATTTTTTGCGCTCTTAATGTTGTGTCCTTTGGTCTTTTTTATTTCGGCTGTGGTTTTAAGTATTTCAATTTATGCCAAAAGTTTTAAAGAAGCTCAAAACTTTATGGGGCCTTTGAGTTTATTGGTGTTTATTCCGTTAATTGTTGCTATGTTGCCAGGAATTAAGCTTAGTTGGGGTTGGGCTATGGTGCCTATTAGTAATGTGGCTTTAGCCGTGAAAGAAATTTTAAAAGGCCATGCAGAGTTTGGTATGTTAAGTATTATTTGGTTAAGCCAGTTAGGTTTAGCTGCTGTGATGCTAGGCTTTTGCATCTATTGCTTTAATAAAGAAAGCGTCTTATTCCGAACTTAA
- a CDS encoding ABC transporter ATP-binding protein — translation MLNLNGISKRFLLNQADKVNQAGMPDPRIQGRYFQALEQISLDCKPGEVLGLLGQNGAGKTTLLRILSTALTPDQGDIQFNHQRIKQDIKLYRKQIGFLSGTTGLYERLSGYENLIYFARLYGLSKTEAANRIRQLASGLNLNDFLHRKLSEYSTGMKQRIAIARAVLHQPKLVILDEPTTGLDIIAKEVILDFITYLNKQGVSVIFSTHDMSEVSRLCHRVCLIHQGKNQFIGTIEQLKQQTQTVELHQAILSLMSSEIPKFKMEQISC, via the coding sequence ATGTTAAATCTCAATGGTATTTCAAAGCGTTTTTTGCTTAATCAAGCTGATAAAGTCAATCAAGCGGGCATGCCGGACCCACGTATTCAAGGACGGTATTTCCAAGCGCTAGAGCAGATCTCGTTAGACTGTAAGCCCGGTGAAGTATTGGGGCTACTAGGTCAAAATGGGGCCGGTAAAACCACGCTATTACGCATTTTGTCCACCGCATTAACACCAGACCAAGGCGATATTCAATTTAATCATCAGCGGATAAAACAAGATATTAAGCTATATCGGAAGCAAATTGGCTTTTTATCGGGTACAACCGGCCTTTACGAGCGCCTTAGCGGATATGAAAATTTAATTTATTTTGCCCGTTTGTACGGTTTATCTAAAACAGAAGCGGCCAATCGCATTCGCCAGCTGGCGAGCGGTTTAAACTTAAATGATTTTTTACATCGCAAATTATCTGAATATTCAACTGGCATGAAGCAGCGAATTGCCATTGCACGTGCCGTATTACATCAGCCTAAATTGGTTATTTTAGATGAGCCAACGACAGGGTTGGATATTATTGCAAAAGAAGTCATTTTAGATTTTATTACCTATTTGAATAAACAAGGTGTCAGCGTTATTTTTTCAACTCACGATATGTCAGAAGTCTCTCGGTTATGCCACCGTGTGTGTTTAATTCATCAAGGTAAAAATCAGTTTATTGGTACGATTGAACAGCTAAAACAACAAACTCAAACGGTCGAGTTACATCAAGCCATTTTGAGCTTAATGTCATCTGAGATCCCTAAATTTAAGATGGAACAAATTTCATGTTAA
- a CDS encoding YIP1 family protein codes for MPLSIIKALISRPKFAFQQIQQQQISGWIPFLLIIISLQLFWLIYFAQVDIQWLIADSLNSLAAQASPSEQQALAEQLTPELIRYSSHISSSLMLILQTLLVATYLNIATKLDSHNTDTLKDWFGFYWWVQLPTVAQLLLSVIVLWITGSNQFNLYDLQVTSINQILGLQAGDALFSFAATFDVFSVWSFILMFYGLSVKTQLKSSTIINICVIPVLITLSFSYVFS; via the coding sequence ATGCCATTATCTATCATCAAGGCGTTAATCAGTCGCCCCAAATTTGCGTTTCAACAAATCCAACAGCAACAAATTAGTGGTTGGATACCATTTTTACTGATTATAATTTCACTACAACTATTTTGGCTTATTTATTTTGCTCAGGTGGATATTCAGTGGCTAATAGCCGACAGCTTAAATAGCCTCGCAGCTCAGGCAAGTCCGAGTGAGCAACAAGCGTTAGCCGAGCAATTAACACCCGAATTAATACGTTACTCAAGCCATATTAGCAGTAGTTTAATGCTCATATTACAAACTTTATTAGTTGCCACTTATTTAAATATTGCCACTAAATTAGATTCACATAATACCGATACCTTAAAAGACTGGTTTGGATTTTACTGGTGGGTGCAACTACCTACAGTTGCTCAACTATTGTTATCTGTGATTGTGTTATGGATAACGGGCAGCAACCAATTTAATTTGTATGATTTACAAGTAACCTCTATTAATCAAATTTTAGGGTTACAAGCCGGCGATGCTTTATTTTCATTTGCAGCCACTTTTGATGTATTTAGCGTGTGGTCATTTATTTTGATGTTTTATGGTTTGTCGGTAAAAACACAATTAAAATCCAGTACCATTATTAATATTTGTGTTATTCCGGTATTAATTACACTCAGTTTTAGTTATGTATTCAGCTAA
- a CDS encoding ATP-dependent zinc protease family protein, with translation MKNKIIVGALEVCHLPKLGIKNLSVRVDTGAQTSSIHVDNLKKVTKKGKPWVEFDIHPNLYDVNEVTRCESSIKDIRWVKSSNGTRQQRFVIETDFQIGEQSWPILITLTDRSDMTYMMLLGREGMKDKILVDPAQTFLCE, from the coding sequence ATGAAAAATAAAATAATAGTAGGCGCACTAGAGGTGTGTCATTTACCTAAATTAGGGATAAAAAATTTATCCGTTAGAGTGGATACAGGCGCGCAAACGTCTTCAATTCATGTTGATAATTTGAAAAAGGTGACCAAAAAAGGCAAACCTTGGGTTGAATTTGATATTCATCCTAATCTTTATGATGTGAATGAAGTAACACGCTGCGAATCAAGCATTAAAGATATTCGCTGGGTTAAAAGTTCAAACGGGACTCGCCAACAAAGGTTTGTAATTGAGACCGATTTTCAAATAGGTGAGCAAAGTTGGCCGATATTAATTACGCTAACTGACCGCTCTGATATGACTTACATGATGTTATTGGGGCGAGAAGGGATGAAAGATAAAATTTTGGTTGATCCGGCACAAACCTTCTTATGTGAATGA
- a CDS encoding mechanosensitive ion channel domain-containing protein: MNINMVLLILVLTVGYWLSRQGVSQVIRKIGREKKIDNKRVLYVKAVINFALLMVFLLIGSILLGIDYSHVAIFFSSAFAVIGVAFFAQWSILSNITASIIVFFFFPYRVGDKVKIVDGENTISGRIYEISLFHVLLKDKDEIITYPNSLVFQKAVIINPSEEHSVDKAQSSSVEPIPAPIEHKPNEK, from the coding sequence ATGAATATAAACATGGTTTTATTAATTTTAGTGTTAACTGTGGGCTACTGGCTAAGCCGACAAGGCGTTAGCCAAGTTATCCGAAAAATTGGTCGTGAAAAGAAAATCGACAATAAACGAGTGCTTTATGTCAAGGCCGTGATTAATTTTGCGCTATTAATGGTTTTTCTATTAATTGGCAGCATTTTATTGGGCATTGATTATAGCCATGTCGCGATCTTTTTCTCATCTGCATTTGCAGTGATTGGGGTCGCTTTTTTTGCTCAATGGTCGATTTTAAGTAATATCACCGCCAGTATTATTGTATTTTTCTTTTTTCCATACCGGGTTGGCGATAAAGTTAAAATTGTTGATGGTGAAAATACTATCAGCGGACGTATATATGAAATTAGCTTGTTTCATGTATTGCTCAAAGACAAAGACGAAATTATAACTTATCCAAATAGTTTAGTTTTTCAAAAAGCAGTGATTATTAATCCAAGTGAAGAGCACAGTGTGGATAAAGCTCAAAGCTCGTCAGTTGAACCAATACCAGCCCCGATCGAGCATAAGCCAAATGAAAAATAA
- a CDS encoding succinylglutamate desuccinylase/aspartoacylase family protein — protein sequence MNSTTTAHEPFEIAGIDVKPGEFKTIDLPSVKLYTDVDISMPVHVIRGKRPGPTIFISAAIHGDELNGIEIIRRLLDKKTLKSLKGILIAVPIVNVYGVLNQSRYLPDRRDLNRSFPGSAKGTLAGRVAHLFLKEVVHKCDYGIDLHTGAIHRSNLPQIRANLDDPETRDLAKAFGVPVLLNSNIRDGSLRGAAGEQGVKVLLYEAGEALRFNELSIRAGVSGILNVLAYLGMIRKSIKQKNLEPFVARSSSWVRANSSGILHALKHLGDFVEKGDLLAEIGDPLGFEKEPLYSNVSGIIIGKSNIPLVHEGEAMFHIAYFKTSDDVAGEVEQMPETFLPDDYSSVIQ from the coding sequence TTGAATAGCACAACCACCGCACACGAACCTTTTGAAATAGCGGGTATTGACGTTAAACCCGGCGAGTTTAAAACGATTGATTTACCCTCTGTTAAATTATACACCGATGTTGATATTTCAATGCCGGTTCATGTTATTCGTGGAAAACGACCAGGACCGACTATTTTTATCAGCGCGGCTATACATGGCGACGAACTTAACGGTATTGAGATTATTCGCCGTTTGTTAGATAAAAAAACGCTCAAATCGCTAAAGGGCATTTTAATTGCTGTCCCCATTGTGAATGTTTATGGTGTATTAAATCAAAGCCGTTATTTACCAGACCGGCGAGATTTGAACCGCAGTTTTCCTGGTTCAGCCAAGGGGACGTTAGCGGGACGCGTTGCTCATTTATTTTTAAAAGAAGTTGTGCACAAGTGTGATTATGGTATCGATTTGCATACGGGGGCTATCCACCGATCGAATCTGCCACAAATTCGAGCTAATTTAGATGATCCTGAAACACGAGATTTGGCTAAAGCCTTTGGCGTGCCTGTTTTGCTTAATTCTAATATTAGAGATGGCTCGTTAAGAGGTGCCGCCGGTGAGCAAGGCGTTAAAGTGTTATTGTACGAAGCTGGCGAAGCGCTAAGATTTAATGAGCTGTCAATAAGAGCTGGTGTCTCAGGTATTTTAAATGTTTTAGCCTATTTGGGGATGATACGTAAATCAATAAAACAAAAAAACTTAGAGCCTTTTGTTGCGCGATCTAGTAGTTGGGTCAGAGCCAACTCAAGCGGTATATTGCATGCGCTTAAACATTTAGGTGATTTTGTTGAAAAAGGCGATTTATTGGCTGAAATTGGCGATCCACTCGGCTTTGAAAAAGAGCCTTTATATTCAAATGTATCAGGCATTATTATTGGTAAAAGCAATATTCCTTTAGTTCATGAAGGCGAGGCTATGTTTCATATTGCCTATTTTAAAACCAGTGATGATGTTGCCGGTGAAGTAGAGCAAATGCCAGAAACCTTTTTACCAGATGATTATTCGAGTGTGATTCAATGA
- the rimK gene encoding 30S ribosomal protein S6--L-glutamate ligase, which yields MKIAILSRNANLYSTKRLKEAGEARGHQVDIIDTLHCYMDITSSKPGVRYQGKTLPKYDAVIPRIGASVTFYGTAVVRQFEVSGTFSVNESVAISRSRDKLRSLQLLSRKGVGLPKTGFAHHPDDISDLIKNVGGAPVVIKLLEGTQGIGVVLADTEKAATSIIEAFMGLKANILVQEFIKEAGGADIRCLVVGGKVVAAMKRQAGEGEFRSNLHRGGTAELVRLSKDERATAVNAAKVMGLNVCGVDLLRSNRGPVVMEVNSSPGLEGIERATQKDVAQMVIEFIEKNAKPYATRTKGQG from the coding sequence ATGAAAATAGCCATTTTGTCTCGCAACGCCAATTTATATTCTACTAAACGTTTAAAAGAAGCGGGGGAAGCCAGAGGCCATCAAGTAGATATTATCGACACTTTGCATTGCTATATGGATATCACCAGCAGTAAACCGGGTGTTAGATATCAAGGTAAAACTTTACCCAAATACGATGCCGTAATTCCAAGAATTGGTGCATCAGTTACGTTTTATGGCACGGCGGTTGTTAGGCAGTTTGAAGTATCGGGCACCTTTAGCGTAAATGAATCTGTCGCAATCAGTCGTTCACGCGATAAACTCAGATCTTTGCAGTTATTATCTCGAAAAGGTGTGGGCTTGCCTAAAACGGGTTTTGCGCACCACCCGGATGATATAAGTGATTTAATTAAAAATGTAGGTGGCGCGCCAGTTGTTATTAAACTATTAGAGGGCACTCAAGGGATAGGGGTTGTACTGGCCGATACTGAAAAAGCAGCGACTAGTATTATTGAAGCTTTTATGGGATTAAAAGCGAATATTTTAGTGCAAGAGTTTATTAAAGAAGCGGGCGGTGCTGATATTCGATGTTTAGTCGTTGGCGGAAAAGTAGTTGCAGCCATGAAACGCCAAGCGGGTGAAGGTGAATTTAGATCTAATTTACATCGAGGGGGTACAGCTGAACTTGTTCGATTAAGTAAAGACGAGCGTGCTACCGCTGTAAATGCCGCTAAGGTGATGGGGCTTAATGTATGTGGGGTTGATTTACTGCGTTCTAACCGAGGGCCAGTGGTAATGGAAGTTAATTCCTCACCCGGTTTAGAGGGGATTGAACGTGCAACTCAAAAAGATGTTGCACAAATGGTCATTGAATTTATTGAAAAAAATGCTAAACCTTACGCAACTAGAACGAAAGGCCAAGGCTAA
- a CDS encoding valine--pyruvate transaminase, protein MKLSQFGKQLTNDAGIVDLMADLGEALNVNPDLLFLGGGNPAKIEAFEQLISQHLHQIADDPAALNQLVGIYQSPQGSEILIDLLVDYFNQYYDWPITRDNIAFANGSQSAFFILINMLAGSDGQHHKHFLFPLVPEYLGYSDQALGDDYFIGCKPQIALIDDDMFKYKIDFEQLEITEKTAALCISRPTNPTGNMITDHELNHLSELAREHQVPLIVDCAYGAPFPDVTYQPSQHPWDDNHINVFSLSKLGLPAVRTGIIIANKTVIREFVKVNTIMSLANGNLGPALLTKLLKQQQLNYVCDKLIKPFYQIKRDWLMAEIRRLFVGIQYRIHQPEGAFFLWIWFEGLPIDSTKLYQLLKQKGVLVMDGLPFFFALDEDWPHKHECLRLSYCQPEKVLTQAVEIMAEVIKNLK, encoded by the coding sequence ATGAAACTTTCTCAATTTGGCAAACAGCTTACCAATGACGCGGGCATTGTCGATTTAATGGCTGATTTAGGTGAAGCGCTCAATGTAAACCCAGACTTATTATTTTTGGGGGGTGGTAATCCTGCTAAAATTGAAGCCTTTGAACAACTTATTTCACAGCATTTACATCAAATCGCAGATGATCCGGCCGCGCTGAATCAATTGGTTGGTATTTACCAGTCTCCGCAAGGCTCAGAAATTTTAATTGATCTTTTGGTTGATTATTTTAATCAGTATTATGATTGGCCAATCACGCGTGACAACATTGCGTTTGCCAATGGCAGTCAATCCGCCTTTTTTATCTTAATTAATATGTTAGCGGGCTCCGATGGACAGCATCACAAACATTTTTTATTTCCATTAGTGCCGGAATATTTAGGTTATAGCGATCAGGCCTTAGGTGATGATTATTTTATTGGGTGTAAACCGCAAATAGCTTTAATAGACGATGATATGTTCAAGTATAAAATTGACTTTGAGCAGCTTGAAATCACCGAAAAAACCGCCGCCTTATGTATTTCTCGGCCGACTAATCCAACAGGTAATATGATAACGGATCACGAGCTTAATCATTTATCTGAACTGGCACGGGAGCATCAAGTACCGCTCATTGTTGATTGCGCGTACGGTGCGCCATTCCCTGATGTAACGTATCAGCCTAGCCAACATCCATGGGATGATAATCATATTAATGTTTTTAGTTTATCTAAATTGGGATTACCAGCGGTGCGAACCGGGATTATTATTGCTAATAAAACGGTTATCCGTGAATTTGTTAAAGTTAATACCATTATGAGTTTAGCAAATGGCAATTTAGGGCCAGCGTTACTGACCAAATTGCTTAAACAGCAACAACTTAACTATGTATGTGACAAGCTTATAAAACCATTCTATCAAATTAAACGAGATTGGCTTATGGCAGAAATTAGACGTTTATTTGTTGGTATTCAATACCGTATTCACCAGCCAGAAGGTGCTTTCTTTTTATGGATTTGGTTTGAAGGGTTACCAATTGATTCAACTAAGCTATATCAATTACTGAAACAAAAAGGCGTTTTAGTCATGGACGGCTTACCGTTTTTCTTCGCTTTAGATGAAGATTGGCCACACAAACATGAATGTTTACGCCTGTCATATTGCCAGCCAGAAAAGGTATTAACTCAAGCGGTAGAAATTATGGCTGAGGTTATCAAAAATTTAAAATAA